A stretch of Plutella xylostella chromosome 10, ilPluXylo3.1, whole genome shotgun sequence DNA encodes these proteins:
- the LOC105394898 gene encoding peptidyl-prolyl cis-trans isomerase H has product MPTWNQIQSQLRHPNNPVVFFDITVGTTEIGRMVFELFADVVPKTSENFREFCTGEYRRDGVPLGYKGATFHRVIKDFMIQGGDFVNGDGTGVMSIYGGSTFADENFGLKHDSPGLLSMANSGKDTNGCQFFITCAKCNFLDNKHVVFGRVIDGLLVMRKIENVPTGPNNKPKIPVTISQCGQM; this is encoded by the exons ATGCCTACATGGAATCAGATACAGTCGCAATTAAGACATCCAAACAACCCGGTTGTATTCTTTGATATAACAGTCGGCACAACg GAGATTGGGCGTATGGTGTTTGAACTTTTTGCCGATGTTGTGCCTAAAACGAGTGAAAACTTCAGAGAATTCTGCACTGGCGAATACAGGAGAGACGGCGTACCGCTCGGTTACAAAGGAGCAACGTTTCATAGAGTTATCAAGGATTTCATGATTCAAGGAGGTGATTTTGTAAAT GGTGATGGCACTGGTGTGATGAGCATATACGGTGGAAGCACCTTTGCAGATGAAAACTTTGGACTCAAACATGACTCACCGGGCCTGCTGTCTATGGCCAACAGCGGCAAAGACACTAATGGCTGCCAGTTCTTCATTACATGTGCAAAGTGCAACTTCTTAGACAATAAGCATGTGGTGTTTGGTCGAGTGATTGATGGTTTACTAGTTATGAGGAAAATAGAAAATGTACCAACAGGACCGAATAATAAGCCCAAAATACCTGTAACTATATCTCAGTGTGGAcaaatgtaa
- the LOC105394908 gene encoding coenzyme Q-binding protein COQ10 homolog A, mitochondrial codes for MFSLRTCSILSSKVFTTNCKILSFQGHVINRYKDTSLECQCHGTDQRRTFLSFPQASRKREYCGRQLVGYTMDQMYEVVSDVENYYQFVPWCKKSLVLKKTDDHLQADLIVGFPPINESYTSSVSLVKPHMVKAECTDGRLFHHLLTLWRFSPGLKREQQSCVVDFQITFEFRSAFHSHLSNLFFDQVARQMESAFIKEVGRRYGPATMPPRNLLLNNQTLKS; via the exons atgttttctcTGAGGACTTGTTCAATACTTAGTTCCAAAGTCTTTACGACGAACTGCAAAATTTTAAG TTTTCAGGGTCATGTCATAAATAGATACAAGGACACAAGTTTGGAGTGCCAATGTCATGGGACTGATCAGCGTCGCACATTCCTCAGCTTTCCTCAGGCCAGTCGCAAGCGGGAGTACTGTGGGAGGCAGCTGGTTGG GTACACCATGGATCAAATGTATGAAGTAGTATCAGATGTTGAGAATTATTACCAATTCGTCCCTTGGTGCAAGAAGTCACTAGTCCTTAAGAAAACTGATGACCATCTACAAGCAGATCTTATAGTTGGCTTCCCTCCTATAAATGAGAGTTACACATCAAGTGTATCATTAGTTAAGCCACACATGGTGAAGGCAGAGTGCACGGATGGGAGGCTCTTCCACCACCTGCTGACGCTGTGGAGATTCAGCCCCGGCCTCAAGAGAGAGCAGCAGTCCTGCGTCGTTGACTTCCAAATCACCTTTGAATTCAGATCCGCCTTCCATTCCCATCTATCCAACTTGTTCTTTGACCAAGTGGCTAGACAAATGGAAAGTGCTTTCATAAAAGAAGTAGGCCGTAGATATGGACCTGCCACAATGCCCCCACGgaatttattattgaataacCAAACATTGAAGAGTTGA
- the LOC105395407 gene encoding 25S rRNA (cytosine-C(5))-methyltransferase nop2: MGRKAKFDETKKVKKGPGRKARKQPAPVFRKELLEDEDTPKKLTHRQKQRVARRAKKKAELLEKRKASKEAKKNNAKEVEPEVESEEDGSADDSSDEEVAQAFTDDNKEWLKPKVKGKKQNKKEAESDSGNDDDASDDDEEEDEDASDNEPKKVKKGKKENYKVGTLDDLFQDSDQENGDAESDSEDEGAVSSGKLDYNSSSEEEEKSDDDEDDDDDMLPIEKANIKLKKKQKLDKKLADEEMQLNIAKQDVFAFPSEEELENPTSLQDVLQRIKDVVAVLGDFSRLKDEGRSRCEYTELLLKDLCMYYSYNEFLMEILMQIFPVQELVEFLEASETQRPVTIRTNSLKTRRRDLAQALINRGVNLDPVGKWSKVGLVVYSATVPIGATPEYLAGHYILQGASSFLPVMALAPQETERILDMCAAPGGKASHIAALMKNTGALFANDANKERTKAIVGNFHRLGVVNAVICNYDGRQFPDVIKGFDRVLLDAPCTGTGVIAKDPSVKTTKDQKDIQRCFNLQRQLLLAAIDCCNAKSSTGGYVVYSTCSILPEENEWVVNYALKRRNVKLVPTGLDFGTEGFVKYRQHRFHPSLKLTRRFYPHTHNMDGFFVAKLQKFSNVIPEPVKDEDEEAEGESNENNEGEQNGVAGSDENTQKKPGNKRPAATNGPGPKNKKNKLNNEKVQQKGGEANSNKKKNKNKKGENKANNIDKNAKADNGQTPGSANQGQGKKKNRKNKKKNKNNTSTDNTQANPEPKVNASQKVNNDKKSPANVKSPVASDKKPEVNAPKSEAGATSPSKKNKNRKKNKNKQTGENKQEAAVVVKTTAKVTETVEQAAAKKLKNKLKKNKNKKQIGQLNTEKVKPQSEDSKNKQGIGKKFKKKVK, translated from the exons ATGGGACGAAAAGCAAAGTTTGATGAAACAAAGAAAGTCAAAAAGGGCCCTGGCCGGAAAGCGCGCAAGCAGCCTGCACCAGTTTTCAGGAAGgaattat TGGAAGATGAAGATACTCCTAAGAAGTTAACGCACAGACAGAAACAGAGAGTGGCACGCAGAGCCAAGAAGAAGGCAGAACTACTTGAGAAGAGGAAGGCGTCCAAAGAGGCCAAGAAAAACAATGCAAAAGAGGTTGAACCAGAGGTTGAAAGTGAAGAAGACGGCTCAGCGGATGACAGCTCTGATGAAGAAGTGGCCcaag CATTTACTGATGACAACAAGGAGTGGCTTAAACCTAAAGTAAAGGggaagaaacaaaataaaaaagaagcaGAGAGTGACAGTggcaatgatgatgatgcgtCTGATGATGACGAGGAAGAGGATGAAGATGCTTCTGACAATGAACCAAAAAAAGTAAAGAAAggcaaaaaagaaaattacaag gtGGGAACTCTGGATGACCTATTTCAAGATTCTGATCAAGAAAATGGAGATGCTGAGTCAGATTCTGAAGATGAGGGTGCCGTCAGCAGCGGCAAACTGGACTATAACTCCTCCagtgaagaagaagaaaagagtgatgatgatgaagatgatgatgatgacatgcTGCCTATTGAAAAGGCCAACATAAAACTAAAGAAAAAGCAGAAATTAGACAAAAAACTTGCTGATGAGGAAATGCAACTCAATATTGCCAAACAAGATGTATTTGCCTTCCCATCTGAAGAAGAACTTGAAAACCCAACAAGCCTTCAGGATGTACTGCAGAGGATCAAAGACGTGGTTGCAGTCTTAGGAGACTTCAGCCGGTTAAAGGATGAAGGCAGATCCAGATGTGAATACACAGAACTGCTGCTCAAAGACCTCTGTATGTACTACAGCTACAATGAGTTCCTGATGGAAATCCTTATGCAGATATTCCCAGTGCAGGAGCTGGTTGAATTCTTGGAAGCTAGTGAAACACAGCGACCTGTGACTATTAGAACCAACAGTCTCAAAACTAGAAGAAGAGATCTGGCCCAGGCTCTCATTAACAGAGGTGTAAATTTGGACCCTGTTGGCAAGTGGAGTAAAGTGGGTCTTGTGGTTTACAGTGCAACAGTGCCTATTGGGGCTACACCAGAGTATCTCGCCGGGCACTACATCCTGCAAGGAGCTTCAAGTTTCCTGCCGGTAATGGCGCTGGCTCCACAGGAGACTGAGCGGATCCTGGACATGTGTGCAGCTCCCGGTGGAAAAGCTTCGCATATTGCTGCTCTCATGAAGAACACAGGCGCCCTGTTCGCTAATGACGCAAACAAAGAGAGGACCAAGGCCATTGTTGGTAACTTCCACAGGCTGGGAGTGGTGAACGCAGTCATTTGCAACTATGACGGCCGACAGTTCCCTGATGTTATTAAAGGTTTCGACAGAGTACTACTGGATGCGCCATGCACTGGGACAGGCGTTATAGCCAAGGACCCCAGTGTGAAGACTACAAAGGACCAGAAAGATATTCAGAGATGTTTCAATTTGCAGAGACAGCTGTTGCTGGCTGCTATTGACTGCTGCAATGCCAAGTCAAGCACCGGAGGGTATGTTGTTTACTCCACTTGTTCAATCCTTCCTGAAGAGAATGAATGGGTTGTAAACTATGCACTGAAAAGGAGGAATGTGAAGCTGGTGCCCACAGGGCTTGATTTTGGGACGGAAGGATTTGTGAAGTACCGCCAGCACCGGTTCCATCCATCACTGAAGCTGACGAGAAGGTTCTACCCTCACACCCACAACATGGATGGATTCTTTGTGGCCAAATTACAAAAGTTCTCTAATGTAATT CCTGAACCTGTCAAAGATGAAGATGAAGAAGCAGAAGGTGAATCAAATGAAAACAACGAAGGAGAGCAAAATGGCGTTGCAGGCTCAGATGAGAATACTCAAAAGAAACCTGGAAACAAGAGACCAGCAGCAACAAATGGACCGGGACCCAAGAACaagaaaaacaaacttaataatgaaaa gGTTCAACAAAAAGGCGGGGAAGCAAACAGTAATAAGAAGAAAAACAAGAATAAAAAAGGGGAGAACAAGGCAAATAACATAGACAAGAATGCTAAGGCAGATAATGGTCAAACCCCAGGCTCAGCTAATCAAGGACAGGGTAAGAAGAAAAACAGGAAGaataagaagaaaaataagaataacACTAGTACAGACAATACACAAGCTAACCCAGAACCTAAAGTCAATGCGTctcaaaaagtaaataatgataaaaagtcgCCTGCAAATGTTAAATCTCCAGTTGCCAGTGATAAGAAACCAGAAGTCAATGCCCCGAAATCAGAGGCAGGTGCTACTAGTCCTAGCAAAAAGAATAAGAACAGGaaaaagaacaaaaataaacagacTGGTGAAAACAAGCAAGAAGCGGCAGTAGTTGTTAAAACAACAGCTAAAGTGACAGAAACCGTAGAGCAAGCAGCTGCTaagaaacttaaaaataagttaaagaagaataaaaacaaaaaacaaattggTCAGCTAAATACAGAAAAGGTCAAACCGCAGAGTGAAGATTCTAAAAACAAACAGGGAATAGGAAAAAAGTTCAAGAAAAAAGTCAAATAG